The Achromobacter deleyi genome has a window encoding:
- a CDS encoding sigma-70 family RNA polymerase sigma factor gives MNAAAFEPEWPVPPDEDALWRTYRAQPTQALRDRLVTRYLPYARAIAARMYSRRGGQDFEFDDYLQYASLGLMECVDRYQPGLGASFKTYATTRMTGSILNGLEKLTERQQQVAIQRRLAHQDDRAVSLAEFDEDVEGGESAEELFRRLAAVGVGVALGVLLEGSGLIEWQQSENGGGLGAYEQVELKQLRDRVLALVSALPERERYIVRAHYMQDIAFQDIAAEMGLTKGRISQLHKRALEMLRQQLARYQQSCADF, from the coding sequence ATGAATGCAGCCGCCTTTGAACCGGAATGGCCTGTCCCTCCAGACGAGGATGCGCTGTGGCGAACCTACCGCGCGCAGCCCACCCAGGCGCTGCGCGACCGCCTGGTCACGCGCTATCTGCCCTATGCGCGCGCGATCGCCGCGCGCATGTATTCCCGCCGTGGAGGGCAGGACTTCGAATTTGACGATTACCTGCAGTACGCATCGCTCGGGCTGATGGAGTGCGTGGACCGCTATCAACCCGGCTTGGGCGCCTCGTTCAAGACGTATGCGACGACGCGGATGACCGGATCCATCCTGAACGGACTGGAGAAGCTGACGGAGCGCCAGCAGCAGGTGGCCATTCAGCGCCGCCTGGCCCATCAGGATGACCGCGCGGTATCGCTCGCCGAATTCGACGAAGACGTCGAGGGTGGTGAATCGGCCGAAGAACTGTTCCGCCGGTTGGCCGCGGTCGGGGTGGGCGTGGCGCTCGGGGTGCTGCTGGAAGGATCCGGGCTGATCGAATGGCAGCAATCGGAAAATGGCGGCGGCCTGGGAGCCTACGAGCAGGTTGAACTCAAGCAGTTGCGGGACCGCGTGCTCGCGCTGGTATCCGCCTTGCCAGAGCGTGAACGCTACATCGTCCGTGCCCACTACATGCAGGATATCGCCTTCCAGGACATCGCCGCCGAAATGGGGCTGACGAAGGGGAGAATTTCGCAGTTGCATAAGCGCGCGCTGGAGATGCTCCGGCAGCAACTGGCCCGATACCAGCAATCCTGCGCGGACTTTTAG
- the fliP gene encoding flagellar type III secretion system pore protein FliP (The bacterial flagellar biogenesis protein FliP forms a type III secretion system (T3SS)-type pore required for flagellar assembly.), which yields MRPAVRALTTLAGVALSLLAGGAWAAAAGEPPQGLGATMGLAAGSAPETATALRIAIGLTVLSLLPAMLVCMTAFLRIIIVLSMLRHAFGMQETPPNAALLGLSLFLTLFVMSPVIQDVNQHALQPFMQGTLSVEDAYERAVQPMRAFMVKQTREEDLALMLDLSGAAKPETLEQVSNVQLIPAFMLSELRIAFQIGFVIFLPFLLIDLIVSSVLMGLGMMMMPPVTVSLPIKILLFVLIDGWGLVLRSTIGSFH from the coding sequence ATTGCTCGCAGGTGGCGCGTGGGCTGCCGCGGCTGGCGAGCCGCCGCAGGGTCTTGGCGCCACGATGGGTCTGGCGGCGGGCTCGGCCCCCGAAACCGCCACCGCGCTTCGCATCGCCATCGGGCTGACGGTTCTCAGTCTGCTGCCCGCCATGCTGGTATGCATGACAGCGTTCCTGCGCATCATCATCGTACTGTCCATGCTGCGTCATGCCTTCGGAATGCAGGAAACCCCACCAAACGCCGCGCTGCTCGGGCTATCGCTGTTCCTGACGCTGTTTGTCATGTCGCCGGTGATCCAGGACGTCAATCAGCACGCGCTTCAGCCGTTCATGCAGGGAACCCTGTCGGTCGAGGACGCCTACGAGCGGGCCGTACAGCCCATGCGGGCATTCATGGTCAAGCAGACCCGGGAGGAAGACCTGGCGCTGATGCTGGATCTCTCGGGGGCTGCCAAGCCGGAAACGCTGGAGCAGGTCAGCAACGTGCAGCTGATTCCGGCATTCATGCTGTCGGAGCTGAGGATCGCGTTTCAGATCGGCTTCGTGATCTTTCTGCCGTTCCTGCTGATTGATCTGATCGTGTCCAGCGTGCTGATGGGGTTGGGAATGATGATGATGCCGCCGGTGACGGTGTCCTTGCCGATCAAAATTCTGCTGTTTGTGCTGATCGACGGTTGGGGGCTGGTGCTGCGGTCGACGATAGGATCCTTCCATTGA
- a CDS encoding tetratricopeptide repeat protein, with protein MPNPTDRLDRYDGYLQQDPDNTTLAVEAFELALSLGLHGRAAGYLDRAQAVAGADPYLQYRRASLWAAQGRWDEALELQSDLCRRLPQDQDLRVALANLLHYAGRHEEAEAAWSALQQSGNLPAHAWANRLRTLHFLGRLEGGLALGETYAEELKSHPEAAGVLSLIAIDCGRFDVARHWAGVALGSLPDSTEALTSAGALALAAKDAAGAIAALTRVVQSKPQEGRAWSSLGIAHLLVQDGATAQADFQRATALMPGHVGSWHGLGWACLLLGNLAQAKVAFEQALALDRNFGESHGAVAVVYALTGQSEDAARHIDLALRLDSAALSARFAQAALSGALQRPEEFQTLAARALRGVEAPDGRSLIDWIRQ; from the coding sequence ATGCCGAACCCCACAGATCGTCTGGACCGCTATGACGGCTACTTGCAGCAGGATCCGGACAACACGACGCTGGCGGTAGAGGCCTTCGAGCTGGCATTGAGCCTGGGCCTGCATGGGCGAGCCGCAGGCTATCTGGATCGGGCGCAGGCCGTCGCTGGCGCGGACCCTTATCTGCAATACCGGCGCGCGTCGCTATGGGCCGCCCAGGGACGATGGGACGAGGCGCTGGAATTGCAGTCGGATCTATGCCGGCGTTTGCCCCAGGATCAGGACCTGCGCGTGGCGCTTGCCAATCTGCTGCATTATGCGGGGCGACACGAGGAGGCCGAGGCAGCCTGGTCTGCTCTGCAGCAGAGCGGCAATCTGCCCGCCCATGCCTGGGCCAACCGGCTGCGCACCCTGCATTTCCTGGGGCGCCTGGAAGGGGGGCTGGCCCTGGGAGAGACATACGCCGAGGAACTGAAGTCGCACCCGGAAGCCGCCGGAGTGCTGAGCCTGATAGCCATCGATTGCGGCCGGTTCGACGTAGCCAGGCACTGGGCGGGCGTTGCGCTGGGTTCGTTGCCTGATTCGACGGAAGCGCTGACCTCGGCCGGGGCGCTGGCGCTGGCAGCCAAGGATGCGGCGGGCGCGATCGCGGCGTTGACGCGTGTTGTGCAAAGCAAACCCCAAGAGGGGCGGGCCTGGTCCTCGCTCGGAATTGCCCATCTGCTTGTGCAGGACGGAGCCACCGCGCAAGCCGATTTCCAGCGCGCTACGGCGCTGATGCCTGGGCACGTCGGAAGCTGGCACGGACTGGGATGGGCATGCTTGCTGCTCGGCAATCTGGCGCAGGCCAAAGTCGCCTTCGAACAGGCCCTGGCGCTGGACCGGAATTTCGGCGAAAGCCATGGCGCCGTCGCGGTCGTCTATGCACTGACGGGCCAGAGTGAAGATGCCGCCCGCCATATTGACCTGGCGCTGCGGCTGGACTCCGCCGCGTTGTCCGCCAGGTTCGCCCAGGCCGCGCTGTCCGGCGCCTTGCAGCGGCCCGAGGAGTTCCAGACCCTGGCGGCACGGGCGCTGCGGGGCGTGGAGGCGCCGGATGGCCGTTCCTTGATCGACTGGATCCGGCAGTAG
- a CDS encoding tetratricopeptide repeat protein yields the protein MTTPNPPLQFLEQYALALEDGDSERALDILRQAHEDHPASGPTLALLAAQQMQMGAPDAAEAAFIGALQRDASLSTARFQLGLLQYTSGRPQTAFQTWQPLELLGETHYLVLFKRAFAALAIDAFEDTLLLLDKGMAVNQENTPLNHDMRMLAGQIETLRANTPNAPSAPQDEAATQFVLASYKQNL from the coding sequence ATGACTACCCCCAATCCCCCCCTCCAGTTTCTCGAACAATACGCTCTGGCGCTTGAAGACGGCGACAGCGAACGCGCACTCGATATCCTGCGCCAGGCCCACGAAGACCACCCCGCATCCGGACCGACGCTGGCGCTGCTTGCGGCCCAGCAGATGCAAATGGGCGCGCCGGACGCCGCCGAGGCGGCGTTCATCGGTGCCCTTCAGCGGGACGCCTCCCTGTCGACCGCGCGCTTCCAGCTTGGCTTGCTGCAATACACCAGCGGCCGGCCACAAACCGCCTTCCAGACTTGGCAACCCTTGGAGTTGCTGGGCGAAACCCACTATCTGGTGCTGTTCAAACGCGCTTTCGCGGCGCTGGCCATCGACGCATTCGAGGACACCCTGCTGCTCTTGGACAAGGGCATGGCGGTCAATCAGGAAAATACGCCGCTGAACCATGACATGCGCATGCTGGCCGGTCAGATCGAAACGCTACGCGCCAATACCCCCAACGCCCCCTCCGCCCCCCAAGACGAGGCCGCGACCCAGTTCGTCCTGGCATCCTACAAGCAGAACCTGTAG
- a CDS encoding YcaO-like family protein translates to MQLDLPHVLMPGSLLHGSTLQCRQASRTVSIQAPSVVLRALYDFDGVLTPRRWLDSCRKRQWDLRAATALLQALIEEKVLVCIHDVARQLWSHAENPRTMGEAPPPAQLLQMAAAAQTRLSDAPGAGAITLDSGDLAADLHRLLRERVSGRSFGPEPLSPKVVTAVLWAAAGVVRDRDRLRSVTPSAGALYPLRHYYLNLRTTGALNVGAYSLSAGDGARLHYTPLEADLSSLQAAFSSPDLLDRAQGILVIAAQFADSARKYGPRALSYVPLEAGHAAQNALLAATACDCQAVEIGGFLERDLAALLGCGDDIVPVTTVILGSRGAPEPTDVPAEFEWVDARDSEGVRAFFLCRARQDALHPWSWGRDTDAARARLKATMESRERAALCSPQGLVKARLQDLPNAMDPRDVLRYGAAQYRRAGFPYRPFDPRAEYLWKAARNVLEDSPCFMLADLIYLEEGLAAHNRPSRYTSANTSGAAAHTCAESALENAVLELIERDAFMRLWLGVPAIAVQEQELPAAQQARLHRLRSAGMRVVLRDIGHAYCPVAFCFAQSMEQHFTRVASCAGYDFEAAMDHALMELEAQVYIMLHNPKPPPIRAAHVRDASDHATLYSQKSSFRRADALAAPADCLPAARDLAQDWPTLTQLLRRDGQQLIAVDLSDGAPLGTPTIKAFIPGLIPIKFGAGNEPAGQPAYLALRQPGAKQRRGRAFPHPFN, encoded by the coding sequence ATGCAACTGGATCTTCCCCATGTGTTGATGCCCGGAAGCCTGCTGCATGGTTCCACCCTGCAATGCCGGCAAGCCTCCCGCACGGTGTCCATACAGGCGCCAAGCGTTGTCTTGCGCGCCCTGTATGACTTCGACGGCGTGTTGACGCCGCGCCGCTGGCTGGACTCTTGTCGCAAGCGGCAATGGGATCTGCGCGCGGCGACTGCGCTGTTGCAAGCCCTGATCGAAGAAAAGGTGCTGGTCTGCATCCATGACGTTGCACGCCAGCTCTGGTCGCATGCGGAAAACCCCAGGACGATGGGGGAAGCGCCTCCTCCGGCGCAGCTTCTGCAGATGGCGGCCGCCGCTCAGACCCGACTGTCCGACGCCCCCGGCGCCGGCGCCATCACGCTGGACAGTGGCGATCTTGCCGCCGATCTGCATCGGCTGCTGCGCGAGCGCGTGTCCGGCCGCAGCTTCGGACCAGAACCGCTCTCCCCCAAGGTGGTGACCGCCGTGCTGTGGGCCGCCGCGGGTGTCGTGCGCGACCGCGACCGCCTGCGTTCCGTCACGCCCTCTGCCGGAGCGCTATATCCACTGCGGCACTACTATCTCAATTTGCGGACGACCGGCGCATTGAACGTGGGCGCGTACTCGCTGTCCGCGGGAGACGGCGCACGTCTGCACTACACCCCGCTGGAAGCTGATTTATCGTCGCTGCAAGCTGCGTTTTCTTCGCCGGACCTGCTGGATCGGGCACAAGGCATCCTGGTCATTGCCGCGCAGTTCGCTGACAGCGCCAGAAAATACGGACCCCGCGCGTTGTCCTATGTCCCGCTGGAGGCAGGGCATGCTGCCCAGAACGCATTGCTGGCGGCGACCGCCTGCGATTGCCAAGCTGTGGAGATAGGCGGATTTCTGGAGCGGGACCTCGCAGCCTTGCTGGGCTGCGGAGACGACATCGTGCCGGTCACGACAGTGATTCTGGGATCACGCGGCGCGCCCGAGCCCACGGATGTTCCCGCGGAGTTTGAATGGGTGGATGCACGGGATTCCGAAGGCGTGCGCGCCTTTTTCTTATGCCGCGCCAGGCAGGATGCTTTGCATCCCTGGTCCTGGGGCCGCGACACGGACGCAGCGCGCGCGCGTCTCAAGGCCACCATGGAAAGCCGCGAGCGCGCGGCCTTATGCAGCCCGCAAGGACTCGTCAAGGCGCGCCTGCAAGACCTGCCGAACGCCATGGATCCTCGCGACGTGCTGCGGTATGGCGCGGCGCAGTACCGGCGCGCGGGCTTTCCGTACCGCCCTTTCGACCCGCGGGCGGAGTATTTGTGGAAGGCGGCGCGAAACGTCCTGGAAGATTCCCCCTGCTTCATGCTGGCCGACCTGATTTACCTGGAAGAAGGCCTGGCCGCGCACAACCGGCCGTCCCGCTACACCAGTGCCAACACGTCGGGCGCCGCCGCACATACCTGCGCTGAATCCGCTCTGGAAAACGCGGTCCTGGAGCTCATCGAGCGCGACGCCTTCATGCGCCTGTGGCTGGGCGTACCCGCCATCGCCGTTCAGGAGCAAGAGCTTCCTGCCGCGCAACAGGCCAGATTGCATCGGTTGCGCAGCGCTGGCATGCGCGTGGTACTGCGCGATATCGGCCACGCCTATTGCCCAGTCGCCTTCTGCTTTGCGCAATCCATGGAGCAACACTTCACGCGCGTGGCAAGCTGCGCCGGCTATGACTTCGAAGCCGCAATGGACCACGCACTGATGGAACTGGAAGCGCAGGTCTACATCATGCTGCACAACCCCAAGCCGCCGCCGATTCGTGCGGCGCATGTCCGCGACGCATCCGACCACGCGACGCTGTATAGCCAAAAATCTTCCTTCAGGCGCGCCGACGCCTTGGCCGCCCCGGCGGACTGCCTGCCGGCCGCGCGCGATCTGGCGCAAGACTGGCCGACCCTGACACAACTCCTGCGCCGCGACGGCCAGCAACTGATTGCCGTTGACCTGAGCGATGGCGCCCCCCTGGGCACCCCCACCATCAAGGCTTTCATTCCCGGGCTTATCCCCATCAAGTTCGGAGCCGGCAACGAACCGGCCGGCCAACCCGCCTATCTTGCCTTGCGCCAACCAGGCGCCAAACAGCGGCGTGGCCGGGCGTTTCCACATCCCTTCAATTGA